The DNA segment AGATCATCTCGCCGCCGCCCTGGAAGGGCCGCATCTCGCGCAACCTGTCCTTCTTGCCATAGAGCACGCCGATCCCCGAAGGGCCGTAGAGCTTGTGGCCGGTCATGACATACCAGTCGCAATCAATGTCCTGCACGTCGACGGGCAGGTGCACGGCGCCTTGCGAGCCGTCGATCAGCACCGGAATGCCGCGCTCATGCGCGATGCGGCAGACTTCTTTGACCGGAACGATGGTGCCAAGCGCATTCGACATGTGGGTGATCGCAACGAGCTTGGTACGTTCCGTCAGGCTCTTTTCGAAATCCTCGATATGGAAGGCCCCATCGTCATCCACCGGCACCCAGACCAACTTGGCGCCCTGCCGCTCGCGGATGAAATGCCAGGGCACTATGTTGGAGTGATGCTCCATAATGGAGACGACGATCTCGTCGCCCTCGCCCAGCTTGGGCATGCCCCAGCCATAGGCGACGGTATTGATCGCTTCGGTGGAATTCTTGGTGAAGATGATATCATCCACCGACGGCGCATTCAGGAAGCGGCGCACTTTTTCGCGCGCAGCCTCATAGGCCTCGGTGGCCGCATTGGACAGGAAATGCAGCCCGCGATGCACGTTCGCATATTCGCGAGAATAGGCATGCGAGATCGCGTCGATCACGACCTGCGGCTTCTGTGCTGATGCACCGTTGTCAAGATAGACCAGCGGTTTGCCATGGACGGTCGTCGACAGGATCGGAAAATCCCGGCGGATTGCTTCGACGTCATAGGCGGTGGCTGGTACGATCTTGTCCACGAGCATTGCTCCAATCAGGCGTGATTTTCGAGCCAGTCCGAGATAACGCCTTCCAGCGCCTCGACCAGGGCTTCGTCTTCCAGCTCTTCGATAATCTCGGCCACGAAGGCATTGACCAGCATGGCGCGGGCCTTGTTCCTGGGGATACCGCGCGCCATCATGTAGTAGAGATGGTTCTCGTCGATATCGGCAACCGTGGCGCCATGGCCGCACTGCACATCGTCGGCGAAGATTTCCAGCTCCGGCTTGACCGAGAACTCGGCATCGTCGGACATCAGCAGCGTGTTGCAGGCCATGCGGGCATCGGTCTTCTGCGCATCCGGAGCGACCCGGATCATGCCTTGGAAGACACCGCGAGCGCGGTCGAACACCACGTTGCGCATGATCTCCGTCGAGCCCGTATGCGGTACGTCGTGGCCAAGCACCAGCGTCACATCGGTATGCGTATCGCCACCGAGCAAATTGACGCCGCGCAGAACAAGGTCGGAGCCCTCGCCTGTGACTTTTACATGCAGCTCCTGGCGCACCAGCTTGCCGCCGGCATTGATGACGAACAGCTTCAGCTTAGCCTGCGCGCCGAGGTCGACGCGAATCTGGCCGAGATGCGTATCCTCGGTTCCCTGCTCCTGCAGGATGATCCAGGTCACTTCGGCACCCTTGCCGATCTTGATATCGCTGACCGAGGAGACCATTGCCGCAGCACCGGGCACGGCCTGGTGGCGTTCGATCACGGTCGCCTTGACATCGGCGCCGAACGAGACCGGCAGACGGCTATGGATCTGGCCACCGGCATGGATGAACTGGATTTCGAGCGGCGCATCAAGCTCAGTCCCATCCGGAAATTCGATGACATAGCCGTCGCGCACGAAGCTGCCGTTGATGCGGCCGATGGCGTCATCCCTTCCTAGCGCGGTCAGCCGAGCGGCGGCGGTACCGTCAGCCAGACTATCGGCATAACGGCGGACAACCAGGCCATCGACCGAGGTTTTGCCGCTCGTGCTGCCCTGCAGAACCGATAGCACGGCCGAACCGGGAACGGTCGGCGATAAGGGCTCGACGCTGCCGGCGCCTATGTCTGTCGGGACGGAACGCAGCAGGGTCTTGAAATCGGTATAATGCCAGGCTTCGAAACGCCGCGTCGGCAGGCCAGCGGTCTTGAGATCGTCCAGCAAACGGTCGCGGACGGCGAGCACGTCGCCATCACCCGGCAAATCGCCCAACTGGTTGTTATAAGCCTCGATCAGCGCCGTCTCAGCGGCGGTCAGACGGCTCGTCGTCTGAATGTTCATCGACGTATCCTTTCCGCCCCGATCAGGCCGCAGCCCCGATGATGTCGGCATAGCCGTTGGCTTCGAGCTCATGCGCCAGCGTCTTGTCGCCGGACTTGATCACCTGGCCCTTGTAGAGCACGTGCACGGTGTCCGGGATGATATAGTCGAGCAGGCGCTGATAGTGGGTGATGACGATCACGGCGCGATCGGGAGAACGCAGCGCATTGACGCCGTCGGCGACGATCTTCAGCGCATCGATATCGAGACCGGAATCGGTTTCGTCCAGCACGCAAAGCTGCGGCTCGAGGAGTGCCATCTGCAGGATTTCGGCGCGCTTCTTCTCGCCGCCGGAGAAACCGACGTTCAGCGGGCGCTTCAGCATCTCGGTGTTGATCTGCAGCTTGCCGGCAGCGTCCTTGACGCGGCGCATGAAGTCAGGCGTCGTCAGTTCGGCTTCGCCGCGCGCCTTGCGCTGCTCGTTCATCGCCACCTTCAGGAACTGCATCGTGGCGACGCCGGGAATTTCGACCGGATATTGGAAAGCCAGGAAGATGCCCTTGGCGGCGCGTTCGGCGGCGTCGAGTTCCAGAATGCTCTCGCCATTGTAGAGGATATCGCCTTCCGTGACTTCGTAATCGTCGCGGCCGGAAAGAATGTAGGAGAGCGTCGACTTGCCGGAGCCGTTCGGACCCATGATGGCAGCCACTTCGCCAGCCTTCACCGTCAGGTCCAGGCCGCGGATGATCTCGGTGCCGTCTTCGGCGATGCGGGCGTGCAGGTTCTTGATTTCAAGCAT comes from the Rhizobium sp. NXC24 genome and includes:
- a CDS encoding cysteine desulfurase; protein product: MDKIVPATAYDVEAIRRDFPILSTTVHGKPLVYLDNGASAQKPQVVIDAISHAYSREYANVHRGLHFLSNAATEAYEAAREKVRRFLNAPSVDDIIFTKNSTEAINTVAYGWGMPKLGEGDEIVVSIMEHHSNIVPWHFIRERQGAKLVWVPVDDDGAFHIEDFEKSLTERTKLVAITHMSNALGTIVPVKEVCRIAHERGIPVLIDGSQGAVHLPVDVQDIDCDWYVMTGHKLYGPSGIGVLYGKKDRLREMRPFQGGGEMIFDVTEDNVTYNDPPHRFEAGTPPIVQAIGLGAALDYMESVGREAIARHEADLAAYAAERLREINSLRVFGTAPGKGGIFSFELAGIHSHDVSMVIDRQGVAVRAGTHCAQPLLKRFGVTSTCRASFGMYNTRAEVDALADALEYARKFFA
- the sufD gene encoding Fe-S cluster assembly protein SufD; the encoded protein is MNIQTTSRLTAAETALIEAYNNQLGDLPGDGDVLAVRDRLLDDLKTAGLPTRRFEAWHYTDFKTLLRSVPTDIGAGSVEPLSPTVPGSAVLSVLQGSTSGKTSVDGLVVRRYADSLADGTAAARLTALGRDDAIGRINGSFVRDGYVIEFPDGTELDAPLEIQFIHAGGQIHSRLPVSFGADVKATVIERHQAVPGAAAMVSSVSDIKIGKGAEVTWIILQEQGTEDTHLGQIRVDLGAQAKLKLFVINAGGKLVRQELHVKVTGEGSDLVLRGVNLLGGDTHTDVTLVLGHDVPHTGSTEIMRNVVFDRARGVFQGMIRVAPDAQKTDARMACNTLLMSDDAEFSVKPELEIFADDVQCGHGATVADIDENHLYYMMARGIPRNKARAMLVNAFVAEIIEELEDEALVEALEGVISDWLENHA
- the sufC gene encoding Fe-S cluster assembly ATPase SufC → MLEIKNLHARIAEDGTEIIRGLDLTVKAGEVAAIMGPNGSGKSTLSYILSGRDDYEVTEGDILYNGESILELDAAERAAKGIFLAFQYPVEIPGVATMQFLKVAMNEQRKARGEAELTTPDFMRRVKDAAGKLQINTEMLKRPLNVGFSGGEKKRAEILQMALLEPQLCVLDETDSGLDIDALKIVADGVNALRSPDRAVIVITHYQRLLDYIIPDTVHVLYKGQVIKSGDKTLAHELEANGYADIIGAAA